A genomic segment from Aegilops tauschii subsp. strangulata cultivar AL8/78 chromosome 1, Aet v6.0, whole genome shotgun sequence encodes:
- the LOC109774771 gene encoding MATH domain and coiled-coil domain-containing protein At3g58410-like gives MDNFLELDSQRPVRSPTFEVGGQKWYIGMHPRGNRSSTDCLTLGLYLDSSDELFIESRKVVQISLSILDQKNGKYFTKTTGLLVYTCPEGWVLSNFLPLKELNDMSRGYLIESKCVLKADLTIFGSSIDG, from the exons ATGGACAATTTCCTAGAGTTGGACTCTCAGCGTCCTGTCCGTTCTCCTACGTTTGAAGTTGGCGGACAAAAATG GTACATCGGCATGCATCCGCGTGGTAACAGGAGCAGCACTGATTGCCTCACCTTGGGCTTGTACCTGGATTCTTCGGATGAGCTCTTTATCGAGTCTAGGAAGGTGGTTCAAATCAGTCTGTCTATCCTGGACCAAAAGAATGGGAAATACTTCACTAAAACTACAG GTCTCTTGGTGTATACATGTCCAGAAGGCTGGGTATTGTCCAACTTCTTGCCACTCAAGGAACTCAATGATATGTCCAGAGGCTATCTTATAGAATCAAAGTGCGTCCTCAAGGCAGATCTCACTATCTTTGGATCATCCATTGACGGCTAG